Genomic window (Enterobacteriaceae bacterium 4M9):
CTCAATGTTGGATGAACAAAAACGCATCGATGTTCATCAGCTGGAAAAATAAAGCAAATTGTGAAGCGGCGCGCTTCACGTGTATGATTGAACCCGCGAGACGCTCTGCCAGCCAGGGTGGTCTCATTACGGGTTCATTTTTTGTATGAGATAACAGAGAACAAACGTGGCAAAGAACATTCAAGCCATTCGCGGCATGAACGATTACCTGCCGGCAGAGACGGCGCTCTGGCAGCGAATTGAAGGCATTCTGAAACAGGTGCTCAGCAGCTATGGCTACAGCGAAATCCGTACTCCGATTGTAGAGCAGACCCCGTTATTCAAACGCGCCATCGGTGAAGTTACCGACGTGGTCGAAAAAGAGATGTATACCTTTGAGGACCGCAACGGCGACAGCCTGACGCTGCGTCCTGAAGGGACCGCAAGCTGCGTGCGTGCGGGCATCGAACATGGTCTGCTGTACAATCAGGAGCAGCGTCTGTGGTATATCGGGCCGATGTTTCGCCACGAGCGTCCGCAGAAAGGGCGCTATCGCCAGTTCCATCAGATTGGCGCTGAAGTCTTTGGGCTGACCGGGCCGGATATCGACGCCGAGATGATAGTGATGACTGCGCGCTGGTGGCGTGAACTGGGTATTGACCAGCACGTTAGCCTTGAGCTGAACTCCATTGGCTCCTCGCAAGCGCGTGCGGACTATCGTGATGTGCTGGTGGCTTATCTGGAGCAGTTCAAAGAACAGCTTGATGAAGATAGCCAGCGCCGTATGTATACCAACCCGCTGCGCGTGCTGGATTCCAAAAATCCTGACGTGCAGGCGCTGCTCAATGAGGCGCCGCAGCTGGGTGACTATCTTGATGACGAATCCCGTGAACACTTCGCTGGCCTGTGCGCCTATCTGGATGCGGCCGGTATTGCCTACACCGTCAACCAGCGCCTGGTGCGCGGCCTTGATTACTACAACCGTACCGTTTTTGAATGGGTAACCAACAGTCTGGGTGCTCAGGGTACCGTATGCGCGGGTGGCCGTTACGATGGACTGGTCGAGCAGCTGGGTGGACGTGCAGCACCGGGTGTGGGCTTTGCAATGGGTCTTGAGCGACTTGTTTTGCTGGTTCAGGCAGTTAATCCGGAATTTAAAGCAGATTCTGTTGTCGATATGTATCTCATCTCCTCCGGAGCAGGGACTCAGAGCGCGGCAATGCTGCTGGCAGAAAAAGTGCGTGACGCATTGCCGGGCTGTAAGCTGATGACCAACTACGGCGGTGGCAACTTTAAAAAGCAATTTGCACGCGCTGACAAGTGGGGCGCTCGCGTGGCGCTGGTGCTTGGCGAGGATGAGGTTGCAGGCGGTAAAGTAGTAGTGAAGGATTTACGTTCCGGAGAACAGCAAATCGTGCTCCAGAATGATGTAGCGACTCATCTGCAGGCACTGCTGGGTCAGTAAGCCCGGTA
Coding sequences:
- the hisS gene encoding histidine--tRNA ligase; this translates as MAKNIQAIRGMNDYLPAETALWQRIEGILKQVLSSYGYSEIRTPIVEQTPLFKRAIGEVTDVVEKEMYTFEDRNGDSLTLRPEGTASCVRAGIEHGLLYNQEQRLWYIGPMFRHERPQKGRYRQFHQIGAEVFGLTGPDIDAEMIVMTARWWRELGIDQHVSLELNSIGSSQARADYRDVLVAYLEQFKEQLDEDSQRRMYTNPLRVLDSKNPDVQALLNEAPQLGDYLDDESREHFAGLCAYLDAAGIAYTVNQRLVRGLDYYNRTVFEWVTNSLGAQGTVCAGGRYDGLVEQLGGRAAPGVGFAMGLERLVLLVQAVNPEFKADSVVDMYLISSGAGTQSAAMLLAEKVRDALPGCKLMTNYGGGNFKKQFARADKWGARVALVLGEDEVAGGKVVVKDLRSGEQQIVLQNDVATHLQALLGQ